One part of the Rattus rattus isolate New Zealand chromosome 14, Rrattus_CSIRO_v1, whole genome shotgun sequence genome encodes these proteins:
- the LOC116883940 gene encoding uncharacterized protein LOC116883940, protein MAKYYPWKEGFVLPVRKINPKQTPPAPLAAAEEKKKLPPNGPSSGDGGQSREADRVRRGGGGGYRSALRPIVSLPGGSRQSRAREPGSSPARHLLPPPLWKRPPPSPGRLARDPASAPPAPPASPAANSRRCGRGRRHLGAGGQPLPSRRHVRCSRAPAGRAPAGLQGEATCPSPSAGRRCPRTRQRREIAPELRMGLDQCCV, encoded by the exons ATGGCAAAGTACTACCCTTGGAAAGAAGGGTTTGTGTTACCAGTCAGGAAAATTAACCCCAAGCAG ACCCCGCCAGCCCCTCTAGCAGCggctgaagagaaaaagaagttacCTCCAAACGGTCCCAGCAGCGGCGACGGCGGCCAGTCGCGGGAGGCCGACAGGGTCcggcgcggcggcggcggcggctacCGCAGTGCCCTCCGCCCCATTGTTTCCCTTCCAGGAGGCTCCCGGCAAAGCCGAGCCCGGGAACCAGGAAGTTCCCCGGCGCGACACCTCCTGCCGCCGCCGCTATGGAAACGGCCCCCGCCTTCCCCAGGGCGGCTCGCCCGGGACCCCGCCTCCGCGCCGCCGGCCCCGCCCGCCTCACCGGCCGCCAACAGTCGCCGCTGCGGCCGCGGCCGCCGCCATCTTGGCGCGGGCGGGCAGCCCCTGCCTTCCCGGCGGCACGTGCGCTGCTCCCGCGCTCCCGCCGGGCGCGCTCCCGCGGGGCTGCAGGGGGAGGCCACTTGCCCAAGCCCCTCTGCAGGAAGACGGTGTCCGCGGACCCGGCAGCGCCGGGAGATCGCTCCAGAACTACGCATGGGCTTGGACCAATGCTGTGTCTGA